The genome window CCGCCGCCATTGCAAACTCACGGACACCAAAGTAGATATTACGCCCACCGTAGTTGGCCGGACGGAAAATTTGATCATCCTTGAGAGCGGTCTTGTTAGATGAGAAGAGGTCCGCGGACCCGCCCCATAGCTGAGGGTTGGCAGCAGCCAGGTCCTGCATCGTTTCAGCGTTTGCAACCCGGGTCGATACCTCTTCGCCGACCTGGTGGTGACTGCACAGGTTAGCGGTGTCCATCCCCTGCCGTGTTAGTTGCTGGGCCGCCGTCGGGTATTCCTTCTGGTATTCAGCGAACATTTCCTGCCATTCCTGGTAGTTACGCACTTTATCCTCGATGTACTGGGCAAATTGCTGGTAAACCGCGGTTGGGTACTCAAACGGCTCATAAGGCCAGCCATAGTTTTCCCGCGTAATCGCCACATTCTGTTTCCCCAGCGGGCAACCGTGAACCTTATTCGTGCCCTCGTCAGGCGTGTTGTAGCCGATAATCGTCTTAACTTCGATCAGCGATGGTCGGCTAGTTTGTTGCGCGTTGCGGATTGCCTGGGCAATCGCGTTCAGGTCAGTACCATCCTCAACCAGCTGGTAATCCCAATGGGCAGCCTTAAAGCGGGCGGCAGCACTTTCGTTCGTACTCAGGCTCAGCGGCCCATCGAGGGTCACATCGTTTGAGTCGTAAAGAACGATCAGGTGACCAAGACGGTTCTTCCCAGCCAGGTTAATTGCTTCTTCGGCAACACCTTCCATCAGGTCACCGTCACCAACGATCGAGTAAGTGTAGTGGTCGACCAGCGGGTAACCAGGCCGGTTATACTGCACCGCCAAATGACGCTCCGCCATTGCCATCCCCACAGCCATGCCAAAGCCTTGCCCCAGCGGGCCGGTGGAAGCATCAACCCCTGGAGTCAGCTGGTACTCCGGGTGGCCTGGGGTTTTAGAGCCTAACTGCCGGAAGTTTTTGATGTCGGCCAGGCTAACTTCGAAGCCGTTAAAGTGGAGCAGGCTGTACA of Limosilactobacillus oris contains these proteins:
- the tkt gene encoding transketolase, whose product is MISSLNTTVTRARQQDFTISDQLAVNALRFMSIDMIEAAKSGHPGSPIGMAPMAYVLWEKFLNFNPQDDKWLNRDRFVLSGGHCSALLYSLLHFNGFEVSLADIKNFRQLGSKTPGHPEYQLTPGVDASTGPLGQGFGMAVGMAMAERHLAVQYNRPGYPLVDHYTYSIVGDGDLMEGVAEEAINLAGKNRLGHLIVLYDSNDVTLDGPLSLSTNESAAARFKAAHWDYQLVEDGTDLNAIAQAIRNAQQTSRPSLIEVKTIIGYNTPDEGTNKVHGCPLGKQNVAITRENYGWPYEPFEYPTAVYQQFAQYIEDKVRNYQEWQEMFAEYQKEYPTAAQQLTRQGMDTANLCSHHQVGEEVSTRVANAETMQDLAAANPQLWGGSADLFSSNKTALKDDQIFRPANYGGRNIYFGVREFAMAAAINGINLHGGSTAYCSTFMVFSDYLKSAIRLAALQHLPSVFIFTHDSLAVGEDGPTHEPVEQLAMLRTIPNVQVFRPADANEVVAAWRVIGQTDDRPSVIVASRQNLPVLAETINAAVQRGAYVAADAAGTPDGILMASGSELSLALAAKKSLAENYQVDVRVVSVPSMELFNEQPATYKEAILPNAVRTRLAVEMASPQPWGQYVGLDGATIGVDGFGMSGNGAAISAKYGFTVENVVDQFMTILRKG